One Streptomyces coeruleorubidus DNA segment encodes these proteins:
- a CDS encoding cytochrome P450 encodes MSCPALPEGFDFTDPDLLHSRVPLPEFAELRRVEPVCWVPQPAGLAGFQDEGYWAVTRHADVKYVSTHPELFSSYLNTAIIRFNEHIDRDSIDAQRFILLNMDPPEHTRVRQIVQRGFTPRAIRALEERLRNRAHSIVEAARAHTGPFDFVTQVACELPLQAIAELMGVPQEDRDKIFDWSNKMIAYDDPEYAITEEVGAESATEIIAYAMNMAADRKQCPAHDIVTQLVAAEDQGNLNSDEFGFFVLMLAVAGNETTRNAITHGMHAFLTHPEQWELYKRERPSTTAEEIVRWATPVAAFQRTATQDTELGGKLIRKGDRVGLFYASANHDPEVFDEPDDFDITRDPNPHLGFGGGGPHYCLGKSLAVLEIDLIFNAVADAMPGLQLVEDPRRLRSAWINGVKELRVSTG; translated from the coding sequence ATGTCCTGTCCCGCGCTGCCCGAGGGGTTCGACTTCACCGACCCGGACCTGCTGCACAGCCGCGTGCCGCTGCCGGAGTTCGCCGAGCTGCGCCGGGTGGAGCCGGTCTGCTGGGTGCCGCAGCCGGCGGGTCTCGCCGGTTTCCAGGACGAGGGGTACTGGGCGGTCACCCGGCACGCCGACGTCAAGTACGTCTCCACGCACCCGGAGTTGTTCTCGTCGTACCTCAACACGGCGATCATCCGCTTCAACGAGCACATCGACCGCGACTCCATCGACGCGCAGCGGTTCATCCTGCTGAACATGGACCCGCCGGAGCACACGCGGGTGCGGCAGATCGTGCAGCGCGGGTTCACGCCACGGGCGATCCGCGCCCTGGAGGAGCGCCTGCGCAACCGGGCCCACTCCATCGTCGAGGCGGCCCGCGCGCACACCGGCCCGTTCGACTTCGTCACCCAGGTCGCCTGCGAACTGCCCCTCCAGGCGATAGCCGAGCTGATGGGCGTACCGCAGGAGGACCGGGACAAGATCTTCGACTGGTCCAACAAGATGATCGCCTACGACGATCCCGAGTACGCCATCACCGAGGAGGTCGGCGCCGAGTCGGCCACGGAGATCATCGCCTACGCGATGAACATGGCCGCCGACCGCAAGCAGTGCCCCGCCCACGACATCGTCACGCAACTGGTCGCGGCGGAGGACCAGGGCAACCTCAACTCCGACGAGTTCGGCTTCTTCGTGCTGATGCTGGCCGTCGCCGGCAACGAGACCACCCGCAACGCCATCACCCACGGCATGCACGCCTTCCTCACCCACCCCGAGCAGTGGGAGCTGTACAAGAGGGAGCGGCCGTCGACGACGGCGGAGGAGATCGTGCGCTGGGCCACCCCGGTCGCCGCCTTCCAGCGCACCGCCACCCAGGACACCGAGCTGGGCGGCAAGCTGATCCGCAAGGGCGACCGGGTGGGGCTGTTCTACGCCTCCGCCAACCACGACCCCGAGGTCTTCGACGAGCCGGACGACTTCGACATCACCCGCGACCCCAACCCCCACCTCGGTTTCGGCGGCGGCGGCCCGCACTACTGCCTGGGCAAGTCCCTCGCCGTGCTGGAGATCGACCTCATCTTCAACGCCGTCGCCGACGCCATGCCGGGTCTCCAACTGGTCGAGGATCCACGCCGGTTGAGGTCGGCGTGGATCAACGGGGTGAAGGAGCTCAGGGTCAGCACGGGCTGA
- a CDS encoding steroid 3-ketoacyl-CoA thiolase, giving the protein MAAEPVIVEAVRTPIGKRGGALANLHPAYLLGETYRELLGRTGIPADCVEQIVGGTVTHAGEQSMNPARTAWLTMGLPYETAATTVDAQCGSSQQASHMLANMVATGVIDVGISCGVESMSRVPLGSGSKHGPGKPFPDEWNVDLPNQFEAAERIARHRGLTRENVDALGLASQERAAHAWAEERFKRETFAVQVPTTEEEQHAGQGMWRLVDKDEGLRDTTAEALAALKPIMPTAVHTAGNSSQISDGAAAIMWASKRMARALKLRPRARIVAQALVGSDPHFHLDGPIDATKAVLGKAGMSLKDIDLVEINEAFASVVLSWAQVFEQDLDKVNVNGGAIALGHPVGATGARLITTALHELERADKEFALITMCAGGGLATGTIIQRL; this is encoded by the coding sequence ATGGCTGCCGAACCCGTGATCGTCGAAGCCGTACGCACCCCCATAGGCAAGCGCGGCGGCGCGCTCGCCAACCTGCACCCCGCCTACCTCCTGGGCGAGACCTACCGCGAGCTCCTCGGCCGCACCGGTATCCCGGCCGACTGCGTCGAGCAGATCGTCGGCGGTACGGTCACCCACGCCGGCGAGCAGTCCATGAACCCCGCGCGCACGGCCTGGCTCACGATGGGGCTCCCCTACGAGACGGCCGCGACGACCGTGGACGCGCAGTGCGGGTCCTCCCAGCAGGCCTCCCACATGCTGGCCAACATGGTCGCCACGGGCGTGATCGACGTCGGCATCTCCTGCGGGGTCGAGTCGATGTCCCGGGTGCCGCTCGGGTCGGGCTCGAAGCACGGGCCGGGCAAGCCGTTCCCCGACGAGTGGAACGTCGACCTGCCGAACCAGTTCGAGGCCGCCGAGCGCATCGCCCGCCACCGTGGCCTGACCCGCGAGAACGTCGACGCCCTGGGCCTCGCCTCCCAGGAGCGGGCCGCCCATGCCTGGGCGGAGGAGCGCTTCAAACGAGAGACGTTCGCCGTCCAGGTGCCGACGACGGAAGAGGAGCAGCACGCCGGGCAGGGCATGTGGCGCCTGGTCGACAAGGACGAGGGCCTGCGCGACACGACGGCGGAGGCGCTGGCCGCGTTGAAGCCGATCATGCCGACGGCGGTCCATACGGCCGGAAACTCGTCGCAGATCTCCGACGGGGCGGCGGCGATCATGTGGGCGTCGAAGCGGATGGCTCGCGCCCTGAAGCTGAGGCCCCGGGCCAGGATCGTGGCCCAGGCCCTGGTGGGCTCCGACCCCCACTTCCACCTCGACGGGCCGATCGACGCGACCAAGGCGGTGCTGGGCAAGGCCGGGATGTCCCTCAAGGACATCGACCTGGTGGAGATCAACGAGGCGTTCGCGTCCGTGGTGCTGAGCTGGGCGCAGGTCTTCGAGCAGGACCTGGACAAGGTGAACGTGAACGGTGGCGCGATAGCGCTCGGGCACCCGGTGGGAGCCACCGGGGCCCGGCTCATCACGACGGCGCTTCATGAACTGGAGCGCGCGGACAAGGAGTTCGCGCTGATCACGATGTGCGCGGGTGGCGGTTTGGCCACCGGCACGATCATTCAGCGGTTGTAG
- a CDS encoding DUF397 domain-containing protein — MASNTIPTGILWRKSSYSGDQGGNCVEIAETPHTTIAIRDSKNPAGPILTLDPATFTTFINWTTTTTAE; from the coding sequence ATGGCGAGCAACACGATTCCGACGGGGATCCTGTGGCGTAAGTCCAGCTACAGCGGCGACCAGGGCGGCAACTGCGTAGAGATCGCCGAAACCCCGCACACCACCATCGCAATACGCGACTCCAAGAACCCGGCGGGACCGATCCTCACCCTCGACCCCGCCACGTTCACCACCTTCATCAACTGGACGACGACTACAACCGCTGAATGA
- a CDS encoding helix-turn-helix domain-containing protein, translating into MTHINALDPGASPLDYYGFELRRCREAAGLTQKQLGEILNYTGSLVGQIETARKLPTPEFSERADAALGTDGMFSRLVELVLRSRLPAWFQQVAELQARAVEICSFEALMVHGLLQTDAYARAVLGVLDTSNLDDRTAVRLARQRIFEKEEPPVFWVILSEAALYQEIGGPQTMRGQLAHLLSFEGNPRINIQILPFSAGAHAGMQGSFDLYRFASDPTIVYTEGYGSGHPTANPDTVKDCSLRYDHLQAAALSLRDSAELIRRVMEERYGEQHDSDGDPVA; encoded by the coding sequence GTGACCCACATCAACGCCCTTGACCCGGGTGCGTCTCCGCTCGACTACTACGGCTTCGAGCTGAGGAGATGCCGGGAGGCCGCAGGGCTGACACAGAAGCAGCTCGGGGAGATCCTCAACTACACGGGCTCGCTCGTCGGCCAGATCGAGACGGCCAGGAAACTTCCGACGCCGGAGTTCAGTGAACGGGCGGATGCGGCGCTGGGGACGGACGGTATGTTCTCCCGTCTCGTCGAGCTGGTGCTGCGGAGTCGGCTTCCGGCCTGGTTCCAGCAGGTGGCGGAGCTCCAAGCGCGGGCGGTGGAGATCTGCTCCTTCGAGGCGCTCATGGTTCACGGTCTCCTTCAGACCGACGCGTACGCACGTGCCGTGCTCGGCGTGCTGGACACGAGCAACCTGGACGACCGCACCGCCGTGCGGCTGGCTCGCCAGCGCATCTTCGAGAAGGAGGAGCCGCCTGTCTTCTGGGTGATCCTCAGCGAGGCCGCGCTGTACCAGGAGATCGGTGGGCCGCAAACCATGCGGGGCCAACTGGCGCACCTGTTGTCCTTTGAGGGCAACCCGCGGATCAACATCCAGATTCTGCCGTTCTCGGCTGGCGCGCACGCGGGAATGCAAGGCTCGTTCGACCTCTACCGCTTCGCGAGCGATCCCACCATCGTCTACACGGAGGGGTACGGCAGCGGGCATCCAACCGCGAATCCGGACACCGTCAAAGACTGCTCGCTCCGTTACGATCATCTGCAGGCCGCCGCGCTCTCCCTCAGGGATTCGGCGGAGCTGATCCGGCGAGTGATGGAGGAACGCTATGGCGAGCAACACGATTCCGACGGGGATCCTGTGGCGTAA
- a CDS encoding ATP-binding protein, which yields MNEYIPAQYTMRLTVGSNAARHIRRIVRSFLSEWGMPELSDAVELGVTELLANVVQHVPDRRCALLLLRQPAGVRVEVSDGSDQLPASPTRLEPEAEGGRGLLLLDAMADKWGVSLWREGGKTVWFECGAETVALE from the coding sequence GTGAACGAATACATTCCCGCCCAGTACACGATGCGCCTCACCGTCGGCTCGAACGCCGCCCGGCACATCCGCCGTATCGTCCGCTCGTTCCTCTCCGAGTGGGGCATGCCCGAGCTGTCGGACGCCGTCGAGCTGGGCGTGACCGAGCTGCTCGCGAACGTCGTACAGCACGTCCCCGACCGCCGCTGCGCGCTGCTGTTGCTGCGGCAGCCGGCCGGGGTACGGGTGGAGGTGTCGGACGGAAGCGATCAACTGCCCGCCTCCCCCACCCGGTTGGAGCCGGAAGCCGAGGGCGGCCGTGGGCTGCTCCTGCTCGACGCGATGGCCGACAAGTGGGGCGTGTCGCTGTGGCGCGAGGGCGGGAAGACCGTGTGGTTCGAATGCGGGGCCGAGACAGTCGCTCTGGAGTGA
- a CDS encoding peptidoglycan-binding domain-containing protein encodes MRRVLTAVAVMALPISLAAAPAVAASNGTSATNAVTSAQAAHTLNRPTTLVAQGPDDVCNYTDSRPSLHLGSSGAAVRQAQCYLNQAIGAGLDEDGDFGRVTQSATRDFQRCAGIVVDGRIGAQTWSFLSFWANAPGAPFC; translated from the coding sequence ATGCGACGTGTGCTCACCGCCGTAGCGGTCATGGCTCTTCCCATTTCCCTCGCGGCAGCGCCGGCTGTAGCGGCATCGAACGGCACTTCGGCGACGAACGCGGTGACCAGCGCCCAGGCCGCACACACGTTGAATCGTCCAACAACCCTCGTGGCCCAGGGACCGGACGACGTATGCAACTACACCGATAGTCGACCGAGCCTTCACCTGGGGTCATCCGGGGCGGCAGTCCGACAAGCCCAGTGCTACCTGAATCAGGCGATCGGCGCCGGCCTGGACGAGGACGGAGACTTTGGCCGAGTCACGCAGTCCGCGACAAGGGACTTCCAGCGGTGTGCCGGCATCGTCGTCGACGGTCGCATCGGAGCCCAGACCTGGTCGTTCCTTTCCTTCTGGGCCAACGCGCCGGGCGCTCCCTTCTGTTGA
- a CDS encoding bifunctional glycosyltransferase 87/phosphatase PAP2 family protein, whose product MTNADRSGRPTEAFGATAVGGTHARLRIACLGLWLIVAALAARQVAVVLGSPRGERLTDLETWVGPNGVLHVTGSLYDSTRFTGTPFGGLVLKPLTRAAEQALGWGWTFGTLLLVVALGLVAARALPQPIGRRTALLAAPVAIGLLMLSLPVRNTLWLGQTSIIPVLLVLLGCFVAHGQRTSGLLIGVAAALQPTLLLFTPLLWFTGRRRAALSTGVTFAACSVLAWAAMPHDSHTYWVHHMAGVGLGGRADDLGNQSLHGALLRLGLNGPLEVALFLALGAAAAVLALRRAVRCFDDGQLLLAVAITGCAAIVVSPTAWQHQLLWVLLAVVGRAGRRACDRYVWPVAVILVMTLPARTMVPDMPSLDPLRTNLVLLAALAAATAVPFLSRTSPHYQSPTPTEYAPTAPARFRRIPLVPFLRRVLTRPNLLLELLLLRVTYAAYSQVRLAATGGSISAGRAEAEENGRQILGLERALHIDIEHWANHTVVKIDWLRNFSDFYYESFHFVAPLTVLAVLYWRRPAAYRWARSALGLATLLALVGFWLYPLAPPRLMPTLGFIDTVHGVQDFSQPDYGTLTALTNQYAAMPSLHFGWSLWCGVVIAVLARRWWIKALGMLHPLFTATAIVVTANHWVLDAAGGAVVVGAGFALTYLLSGPRAATAAAAEREHTPTRKPVHS is encoded by the coding sequence GTGACGAATGCGGACCGCAGCGGACGACCGACGGAAGCCTTCGGAGCGACAGCCGTCGGCGGAACCCACGCACGCCTGCGCATCGCCTGCCTCGGACTGTGGCTGATCGTCGCGGCCCTCGCCGCACGGCAGGTGGCCGTCGTCCTCGGCAGCCCGCGCGGGGAGCGGCTGACGGACCTGGAGACCTGGGTCGGACCGAACGGCGTGCTGCACGTGACCGGCTCGCTCTACGACTCCACCCGCTTCACCGGCACCCCCTTCGGCGGCCTCGTCCTCAAGCCCCTCACCCGTGCGGCCGAACAGGCCCTCGGCTGGGGCTGGACCTTCGGCACGCTGCTGCTGGTCGTCGCCCTCGGCCTGGTCGCCGCCCGCGCCCTGCCCCAGCCCATCGGCCGCCGCACGGCCCTGCTGGCCGCCCCCGTCGCCATCGGCCTGCTCATGCTGTCCCTGCCGGTCCGCAACACCCTGTGGCTCGGTCAGACCAGCATCATCCCGGTCCTGCTCGTCCTGCTGGGCTGCTTCGTCGCCCACGGCCAGCGGACCAGCGGCCTGCTCATCGGCGTCGCGGCCGCGCTCCAGCCCACCCTGCTGCTCTTCACGCCCCTGCTGTGGTTCACCGGCCGCAGACGCGCCGCGCTCTCCACCGGCGTCACCTTCGCCGCCTGCTCCGTGCTCGCCTGGGCCGCGATGCCGCACGACTCCCACACCTACTGGGTCCATCACATGGCCGGCGTCGGCCTCGGCGGCCGGGCCGACGACCTCGGCAACCAGTCCCTGCACGGCGCCCTGCTGCGGCTCGGCCTGAACGGCCCCCTGGAGGTCGCGCTCTTCCTGGCGCTCGGCGCGGCCGCCGCCGTCCTGGCCCTGCGCCGCGCCGTGCGCTGCTTCGACGACGGCCAGCTCCTCCTCGCCGTCGCGATCACCGGCTGCGCCGCGATCGTCGTCTCGCCCACCGCCTGGCAGCACCAGCTGCTGTGGGTGCTGCTCGCGGTCGTCGGCCGGGCCGGCAGACGTGCCTGTGACCGGTACGTCTGGCCGGTGGCCGTCATCCTGGTCATGACCCTGCCGGCCAGGACGATGGTGCCGGACATGCCGTCGCTGGACCCGCTGCGCACCAACCTCGTCCTGCTCGCCGCCCTCGCCGCCGCCACGGCCGTGCCGTTCCTCTCCCGCACCTCCCCGCACTACCAGTCGCCGACACCGACCGAGTACGCCCCCACCGCCCCGGCCCGCTTCAGACGCATCCCGCTCGTGCCCTTCCTGCGCCGGGTCCTCACCAGACCGAACCTCCTCCTGGAGCTGCTCCTCCTCCGGGTCACCTACGCCGCCTACTCCCAGGTCCGGCTCGCCGCCACCGGGGGCAGCATCTCGGCCGGCCGGGCCGAGGCCGAGGAGAACGGCCGGCAGATCCTCGGCCTGGAACGCGCCCTGCACATCGACATCGAGCACTGGGCCAACCACACCGTCGTCAAGATCGACTGGCTGCGGAACTTCTCCGACTTCTACTACGAGTCGTTCCACTTCGTCGCCCCGCTGACCGTCCTAGCCGTCCTGTACTGGCGCCGCCCCGCCGCCTACCGCTGGGCCCGGTCCGCCCTGGGCCTCGCCACCCTGCTCGCCCTGGTCGGCTTCTGGCTCTACCCGCTGGCCCCGCCCCGGCTGATGCCGACACTCGGCTTCATCGACACCGTCCACGGCGTCCAGGACTTCTCCCAGCCCGACTACGGCACGCTCACCGCCCTGACCAACCAGTACGCGGCGATGCCGTCCCTGCACTTCGGCTGGTCGCTGTGGTGCGGCGTGGTGATCGCCGTCCTGGCGCGCCGCTGGTGGATCAAGGCGCTGGGGATGCTGCACCCGCTGTTCACCGCGACCGCGATCGTCGTGACGGCGAACCACTGGGTGCTGGACGCGGCCGGGGGAGCGGTGGTGGTCGGGGCGGGCTTCGCACTCACCTATCTGCTGTCCGGCCCCCGGGCCGCCACCGCCGCGGCGGCCGAGCGTGAACACACGCCGACCCGAAAACCCGTACACAGTTGA
- the proP gene encoding glycine betaine/L-proline transporter ProP, with protein MKSRAAKTPDTTVTDPALVKRAVKAAALGNAMEWFDFGVYSYIAVTLGKVFFPSGNATAQLLSTFGAFAAAFLVRPLGGMVFGPLGDRVGRQKVLALTMIMMAAGTFAIGLIPSYATIGVGAPILLLVARLVQGFSTGGEYAGASTFIAEYAPDKRRGFLGSWLEFGTLAGYIGGAGLVTLMTALLSADDLTSWGWRIPFLIAGPMGIIGLYLRLRLEETPAFAAEVEKAETDRPKVPLREMITGQWRALLLCVGLVLVFNVTDYMLLSYMPSYLTGQLHYDETHGLLVVLGVMAVMMVAQPFVGALTDRVGRRPVIATGCAGFLLLSVPALLLIREGSLLAVALGMGALGLLLVCFTAAMPSALPALFPTKVRYGSLSIGFNVSVSLFGGTTPLVVTALIGATGNMMMPAYYMMAAAVVGGFAVWRMAESAGRPLPGSAPSVAGREPSVAG; from the coding sequence ATGAAGAGCCGAGCAGCGAAAACCCCCGACACCACCGTCACCGACCCCGCGCTCGTCAAGCGCGCCGTGAAGGCGGCCGCGCTGGGCAACGCGATGGAATGGTTCGACTTCGGTGTCTACAGCTACATCGCGGTCACGCTGGGCAAGGTCTTCTTCCCCTCGGGCAACGCCACCGCGCAGCTGCTCTCCACGTTCGGCGCCTTCGCCGCGGCCTTCCTGGTCCGCCCGCTCGGCGGCATGGTCTTCGGCCCGCTCGGCGACCGCGTCGGCCGTCAGAAGGTCCTCGCGCTGACCATGATCATGATGGCCGCGGGCACCTTCGCGATCGGTCTGATCCCGTCGTACGCGACGATCGGCGTCGGCGCGCCGATCCTGCTCCTCGTGGCCCGCCTCGTGCAGGGCTTCTCCACCGGCGGCGAGTACGCCGGTGCCTCGACCTTCATCGCCGAGTACGCCCCCGACAAGCGGCGCGGCTTCCTCGGCAGCTGGCTGGAGTTCGGCACCCTCGCCGGCTACATCGGCGGCGCGGGCCTGGTCACGCTGATGACCGCCCTGCTCTCCGCCGACGACCTGACCTCCTGGGGCTGGCGCATCCCGTTCCTGATCGCGGGCCCGATGGGCATCATCGGCCTCTACCTGCGGCTGCGCCTGGAGGAGACCCCGGCGTTCGCGGCCGAGGTCGAGAAGGCCGAGACCGACCGCCCCAAGGTGCCGCTGCGCGAGATGATCACCGGCCAGTGGCGCGCGCTGCTGCTCTGCGTCGGCCTGGTGCTGGTCTTCAACGTCACCGACTACATGCTGCTGTCGTACATGCCGAGCTACCTGACCGGCCAGCTCCACTACGACGAGACGCACGGTCTGCTGGTCGTCCTCGGCGTGATGGCCGTGATGATGGTCGCCCAGCCGTTCGTCGGCGCGCTGACCGACCGGGTCGGCCGCCGCCCGGTGATCGCCACCGGCTGCGCGGGCTTCCTGCTGCTGTCCGTCCCGGCCCTGCTGCTGATCCGCGAGGGCAGCCTGCTCGCGGTCGCCCTCGGCATGGGCGCCCTCGGCCTGCTGCTGGTCTGCTTCACGGCGGCCATGCCCTCGGCGCTCCCGGCGCTGTTCCCGACGAAGGTCCGCTACGGCTCCCTGTCCATCGGCTTCAACGTCTCCGTGTCCCTGTTCGGCGGCACGACGCCGCTGGTGGTCACGGCCCTGATCGGCGCGACCGGGAACATGATGATGCCCGCGTACTACATGATGGCCGCGGCCGTCGTCGGCGGTTTCGCGGTGTGGCGCATGGCGGAGTCGGCGGGGCGCCCGCTGCCGGGTTCGGCACCGTCGGTGGCCGGCCGAGAACCGTCGGTGGCCGGCTGA
- a CDS encoding O-methyltransferase encodes MSESHVWDEVDAYFTDRLAPDDEALAAALRDSDAAGLPHINVAGNQGKLLQLLAQIQGARHILEIGTLGGYSTIWLGRALPADGRLVSLEYDPKHAEVAVRNIARAGLDKLVEVRVGPALESLPKLADENPPPFDLVFIDADKVNNPHYVEWALKLTSTGSLIVLDNVVRGGRVTDAQSTAPDVTGTRAAIELIGSHPRLSGTAIQTVGMKGYDGFALARVLA; translated from the coding sequence ATGAGCGAGTCGCACGTCTGGGACGAGGTCGACGCCTACTTCACCGACCGCCTCGCCCCGGACGACGAAGCCCTGGCGGCCGCCCTGCGCGACAGCGACGCCGCCGGGCTTCCGCACATCAACGTCGCGGGCAACCAGGGCAAGCTCCTCCAGCTCCTGGCCCAGATCCAGGGCGCCCGCCACATCCTGGAGATCGGCACACTCGGCGGCTACAGCACCATCTGGCTGGGCCGCGCCCTGCCCGCCGACGGGCGGCTGGTCTCCCTGGAGTACGACCCCAAGCACGCCGAGGTCGCCGTCCGCAACATCGCCCGCGCCGGCCTGGACAAGCTCGTCGAGGTCCGGGTGGGCCCGGCCCTGGAGTCGCTGCCCAAGCTGGCCGACGAGAACCCGCCCCCCTTCGACCTGGTCTTCATCGACGCCGACAAGGTCAACAACCCGCACTACGTGGAGTGGGCCCTGAAGCTCACCAGCACGGGCAGCCTGATCGTCCTCGACAACGTCGTCCGCGGCGGCCGCGTGACCGACGCGCAGAGCACGGCCCCGGACGTGACGGGCACCCGCGCCGCGATCGAACTGATCGGCAGCCACCCGCGGTTGAGCGGCACGGCGATCCAGACGGTCGGCATGAAGGGGTACGACGGGTTCGCGCTGGCACGGGTGCTGGCTTGA
- a CDS encoding DUF1992 domain-containing protein has protein sequence MTERKPPGVDFESWVDKQIRDAETRGEFERLPGAGKPLPADVDATYDELWWVKRKMAREGISVLPPTLALRKEAEDALLAAYAAPSEQAVRKIIGEINDKIREMMFKPPPGPPLGKKPYDVEDVVRQWRERRADE, from the coding sequence ATGACCGAGCGAAAGCCACCCGGCGTCGACTTCGAGTCCTGGGTCGACAAGCAGATCCGTGATGCGGAGACACGCGGCGAGTTCGAACGGTTGCCGGGGGCGGGCAAACCGCTGCCGGCCGACGTGGACGCCACCTACGACGAACTGTGGTGGGTGAAGCGGAAGATGGCCCGCGAGGGCATCTCGGTCCTGCCGCCGACGCTGGCGCTGCGCAAGGAGGCTGAGGACGCGCTCCTGGCCGCGTACGCGGCTCCTTCGGAGCAGGCTGTCAGGAAGATCATCGGCGAGATCAACGACAAGATCCGCGAGATGATGTTCAAGCCGCCGCCCGGGCCCCCGCTGGGCAAAAAGCCGTACGACGTCGAGGACGTCGTACGGCAGTGGCGGGAGCGCCGGGCGGACGAATGA